The Pirellulimonas nuda genome includes a region encoding these proteins:
- the rhaM gene encoding L-rhamnose mutarotase encodes MIRKAFVMQVDPGRLDEYRDRHRPIWPDLEEVLKSHGVHNYSIFLLPGTRQLFAYAEVEDEAQWRQIAQSDPCRRWWAYMRDIMPTNEDHSPVCEDLEEVFHLD; translated from the coding sequence ATGATCCGCAAAGCATTCGTCATGCAGGTGGACCCAGGCCGGCTGGACGAGTACCGCGACCGGCACCGGCCTATCTGGCCCGACCTGGAGGAGGTGCTGAAGTCGCACGGCGTGCACAACTACTCCATCTTCCTCCTGCCCGGCACGCGACAACTGTTTGCGTACGCCGAGGTCGAGGACGAGGCGCAGTGGCGGCAGATCGCGCAAAGCGATCCGTGCCGGCGGTGGTGGGCCTACATGCGAGACATCATGCCGACCAACGAAGACCACAGCCCGGTGTGCGAAGACCTGGAAGAGGTGTTTCACCTCGATTGA
- a CDS encoding type II toxin-antitoxin system VapC family toxin: MPLIVDVSALAPLAFPDEDHHFAEAVVRELSRTDGLIPALFWFEIWNVLSVNVTRRDRLTEDRAIEFVTLLERLGLEVDPPPKSKELLALTFNYRITAYDAAYLELALRVDAPLATQDTDLLEAARASGGRLFLPPSSA, encoded by the coding sequence ATGCCGCTGATCGTCGATGTGTCGGCCCTAGCGCCCCTCGCCTTCCCTGACGAAGATCACCACTTCGCGGAAGCCGTGGTGCGTGAACTGTCTCGAACGGACGGCCTGATTCCTGCGCTATTCTGGTTCGAGATTTGGAACGTGCTTTCCGTGAACGTCACAAGACGTGATCGGCTCACCGAGGACCGCGCGATTGAGTTTGTGACGCTGCTTGAACGTCTCGGCCTAGAAGTTGATCCGCCCCCCAAGAGCAAAGAGCTGTTGGCTTTGACGTTCAACTACCGGATCACTGCCTACGACGCGGCTTACCTAGAGTTGGCATTGCGCGTTGACGCTCCCCTAGCGACTCAGGACACAGACTTGCTCGAAGCGGCTCGTGCTTCCGGTGGCAGGCTGTTCCTGCCGCCATCATCGGCGTGA
- a CDS encoding PEP-CTERM sorting domain-containing protein, with protein sequence MRSVYCCLMLLVAGAACATAPVASDDAIGPPPGVTITDDGGVDTPGLPGFRTYTLTAQSTGTRIVAFDFVGDAMLPADFGFFGAMNQVHPLGFDTPFKDQNGFFAAVGALPSQDSQFLFVLSDLAFAIPGLSTDSHSRLEAVLALLQPTSSVPFVQLVLPAGPGAGGVLYSGLVALESGDVLFVTGSVGVPVPEPAALVLAGLAGCGAVGVCCRRSNRGRR encoded by the coding sequence ATGCGATCCGTCTATTGCTGCTTGATGCTGCTCGTCGCGGGCGCCGCCTGCGCCACGGCGCCCGTCGCCTCCGACGACGCCATCGGCCCGCCCCCCGGGGTGACGATCACCGACGATGGCGGCGTCGATACGCCGGGGCTGCCGGGGTTTAGAACGTACACGCTCACGGCACAGAGCACCGGGACGAGGATTGTTGCCTTTGACTTTGTTGGCGACGCCATGTTGCCCGCCGATTTCGGGTTCTTCGGGGCGATGAACCAAGTTCATCCCCTTGGATTCGATACGCCTTTCAAAGACCAGAACGGCTTTTTCGCCGCCGTCGGGGCGCTGCCGTCTCAAGACTCGCAGTTCCTCTTCGTCTTGAGCGACCTGGCGTTTGCCATCCCGGGGTTAAGCACCGACAGCCACAGCCGCTTAGAGGCCGTCCTTGCGCTGCTCCAACCGACCTCCTCGGTCCCGTTTGTCCAGTTGGTGCTGCCGGCCGGCCCGGGCGCGGGGGGCGTGCTGTACTCGGGCCTCGTCGCCCTTGAATCCGGGGACGTTCTCTTCGTGACAGGCAGCGTTGGCGTGCCCGTGCCGGAGCCCGCCGCATTGGTGCTGGCCGGCCTGGCAGGTTGCGGCGCGGTTGGGGTTTGCTGTCGTCGATCGAATAGGGGCCGCCGATGA